The following proteins come from a genomic window of Oncorhynchus mykiss isolate Arlee chromosome 19, USDA_OmykA_1.1, whole genome shotgun sequence:
- the LOC110497461 gene encoding acid ceramidase, whose amino-acid sequence MDRLCCLLVSLSAVSAQFVPPYTEECQTGMYPPKGPTFKGPVTWYTIDLDLPPSERWKLIITDKKAELVNMIQAIKDLANAFVPSGKLIDLVDKDLPLIVNTLPYPFNEEIKGVATASGVPLGEVVLYNIFYEIFTVCTSLVAEDSNGNLIHGRNMDFGLFMGWDMKNRSWLITEKLKPMVVNIDFQRGNKTVFKSTNFAGYVGMLTGIKPHAFTLTMNERFSLDGGYIGIVEWILGKRDGMWMSFLTRSVLENATSYEAAKNLLAQTKLLAPAYFILGGNQTGQGCVITRSRVLSLDIWEIELKLGRWYVLETNYDHWKEPLFLDNRRTPAMKCMNQTTQANISLKTVYDVLSTKPVLNKLTTYTTLMDVNKGKLESYIRDCPNPCMPW is encoded by the exons ATGGATAGGTTGTGTTGTCTTTTGGTGTCCTTATCTGCAGTATCGGCACAGTTTGTGCCACCG TATACCGAAGAATGCCAGACGGGCATGTACCCTCCCAAAGGTCCAAC ATTCAAAGGGCCTGTCACCTGGTACACAATAGACCTGGATTTGCCCCCCAGCGAAAGATGGAAGCTAATCATCACTGACAAGAAAGCTGAG TTGGTCAACATGATCCAGGCTATCAAGGATTTGGCCAACGCATTTGTTCCTAGTGGGAAACTGATAGATTTGGTCGACAAGGACTTG CCTTTGATAGTGAATACCCTACCCTACCCATTCAATGAGGAAATAAAAGGAGTCGCGACTGCCTCGGGTGTTCCCCTTG GCGAGGTTGTCCTCTACAACATCTTCTATGAGATCTTTACAGTGTGCACTTCTCTAGTGGCAGAGGACTCAAATG GTAACCTTATCCATGGGCGGAATATGGACTTTGGACTATTCATGGG TTGGGACATGAAGAACAGGTCCTGGTTGATAACAGAGAAACTCAAGCCTATGGTGGTCAACATTGACTTCCAGAGAGGCAACAAGACGGTCTTCAAGTCCACTAACTTCGCCGGCTACGTGGGCATGTTGACCGGTATCAAACCG CATGCTTTCACTCTGACCATGAATGAGCGCTTCAGCCTCGATGGAGGATACATCG ggatcGTGGAGTGGATCCTGGGGAAAAGAGATGGGATGTGGATGAGCTTCCTCACTCGCTCTGTCTTAGAGAATGCTACCAG CTACGAGGCGGCAAAGAACCTTCTGGCCCAGACCAAGCTGCTGGCCCCGGCCTACTTCATCCTGGGAGGGAACCAGACGGGCCAGGGCTGTGTCATCACCCGCTCCAGAGTCCTCAGCCTCGACATCTGGGA GATTGAGCTGAAGCTGGGCCGCTGGTACGTTCTGGAAACCAACTACGATCACTGGAAGGAGCCTCTGTTCTTGGACAACCGCAGGACTCCAGCCATGAAGTGTATGAACCAGACCACGCAGGCA AACATCTCACTGAAGACCGTGTACGACGTGCTGTCGACAAAACCAGTCTTGAACAAG TTGACCACATACACCACGTTGATGGACGTGAACAAGGGCAAACTGGAATCCTACATCCGTGACTGCCCCAACCCCTGTATGCCCTGGTGA